A region from the Silene latifolia isolate original U9 population chromosome 7, ASM4854445v1, whole genome shotgun sequence genome encodes:
- the LOC141591830 gene encoding vacuolar protein sorting-associated protein 2 homolog 3-like: protein MNIFKKTPTAKEALRESKREMTNATRGIEKEISSLQVEEKRLVAEIKKTAKTGNEAATKILARQLIRLRKQITNLQGSRAQMRGISTHTQAIHAQSSVASGLKGATTAMATMNKTMAPAKQMEILKKFQRESAQMDMATEMMSDAIDDALDNDEAEEETDDLTNQVLDEIGVDVASQLSTAPKGKIAGKKTEEASTSGIDDLEERLAALRGT, encoded by the exons ATGAACATCTTCAAGAAAACCCCAACTGCCAAAG AGGCTCTTCGGGAGAGTAAGAGAGAAATGACCAATGCTACAAGAG GTATTGAGAAAGAAATTTCATCACTGCAAGTAGAA GAAAAGAGGTTGGTTGCTGAAATAAAAAAGACTGCAAAAACAGGCAATGAG GCAGCAACTAAGATTCTTGCCCGTCAACTAATAAGACTTAGAAAACAAATTACTAATTTGCAAGGCAGCCGAGCTCAAATGAGAGGTATATCGACCCATACACAG GCTATCCATGCTCAATCTTCTGTTGCCTCTGGATTGAAGGGTGCCACAACAGCAATGGCTACAATGAATAAG ACAATGGCACCGGCAAAACAAATGGAAATATTGAAAAAGTTTCAGAGAGAGTCTGCACAAATGGACATGGCA ACTGAAATGATGTCTGATGCGATTGATGATGCTTTGGACAATGATGAGGCCGAAGAGGAAACAGACGATTTGACGAATCAG GTGCTTGATGAAATTGGAGTTGATGTCGCTTCACAG TTGTCTACGGCTCCGAAGGGAAAAATTGCTGGAAAGAAAACCGAGGAAGCGAGCAC ATCGGGCATTGATGACCTTGAAGAAAGATTAGCAGCACTTCGGGGTACATAA
- the LOC141589767 gene encoding nuclear pore complex protein NUP98A-like → MKIVFGQAASGFSVTMSNSGDKTNPSYNPFAVNTTDKNNASVPVFGSTGNSGHNPFSVNTNGNASTSAFGNMTNSIHNPFAVNTTGNASMSGFGNPNNSAPNPFAVNTTGNASVSSFGNRNNSSSNPFANNTNGNASLSTFGNMTNATHNPFAVNTTGNASVSVFGNPSNPAPNPFAVNANGNASMSNFGNPSNPTPNPFALNTNGNATFGNTSNPPPNPFAVKPPENSPMPMFWNTNSTCNPFAGNTFSNTTSPSFPFRGITFEGTSTGQFGAPPSSVLTSPLTFGVPAAPAETSGTPAAFTNHMRNNAFGWGPGGSAPSSFSQSSGLKFGPSSNSLFGTIGLMTSTSAGTNISVSNAGSFSLGSTKPCSSPQFSFGLNKGSKIKPYAATKNPEDSKEQFLSISSMPVYKSKSHEELRWEDYELKSGGTPTTVSTGSFPCPVSQFPISNITPTALNPFSPSPIPSLNFTPSNPTTAASLSNSAPSSTTTPVFTLPSSPFQTPSFPKQDPSSNSTPSTNITSVFNQPPSSVLNTSFTSLTPLSNSNPWPFTQLSTLNSIPANPLNLIPPSTSTPSFTKPTDSGNSVPNTSFPTPNPSFNFTAPSLIQPSTSNPWALTQPSTLTETGKSQINPAPSALASYNSPGNHGGSTDKAVDCIIAVKDPFGPQSVSSHPLTDYCICSPLIQNGISGMPVIDKPATTRVSSLVTSRHIPQRPLTMRARKYNPKSDGPKVPFFDHIDETPSTQKESTFIIPRENPRSVFEATPNLSGVSCVKAAITDASTSLHDLRLKSKTDEASSSTPCNLESQKSVNEKWQQVNPSASVPKLQRPDYYTQPSIQELLSAESNDPGFCSHVQDFVVGRHGYGEVKFEGETDVRGLDLDALVSFNKREVIVYEDEHEKPEIGEGLNKQAEVTLLNVKCSDKTGKEYKSGKMVDKFLEKLKKVAEEQGAEFVSYDAVNGVWKFQVQHF, encoded by the exons ATGAAAATAG TGTTTGGACAAGCTGCTTCTGGTTTTTCAGTGACGATGTCGAATTCTGGGGATAAAACCAATCCATCCTATAATCCTTTTGCTGTTAATACAACTGACAAAAACAATGCATCAGTGCCGGTATTTGGGAGTACAGGCAATTCAGGTCACAATCCGTTCTCAGTTAATACAAACGGCAATGCATCAACGTCAGCTTTTGGGAATATGACCAACTCGATTCATAATCCATTTGCTGTTAATACTACTGGCAATGCCTCAATGTCGGGCTTTGGGAATCCAAATAACTCGGCTCCCAATCCTTTTGCTGTTAATACGACTGGCAATGCTTCAGTGTCGAGCTTTGGGAATCGAAACAACTCGAGTTCTAATCCTTTTGCCAATAATACAAATGGCAATGCATCATTGTCAACCTTTGGAAATATGACTAATGCGACTCATAATCCATTTGCTGTTAATACGACTGGCAATGCTTCAGTGTCAGTCTTTGGGAATCCAAGCAACCCAGCTCCTAATCCTTTTGCTGTTAATGCAAATGGCAATGCATCAATGTCGAACTTTGGGAACCCAAGCAACCCTACTCCTAATCCTTTCGCATTAAACACAAATGGCAATGCGACCTTTGGGAATACAAGCAACCCACCTCCTAATCCCTTTGCTGTTAAACCACCTGAAAATTCGCCTATGCCAATGTTTTGGAATACAAACTCAACTTGTAATCCTTTTGCCGGTAACACATTTAGCAACACAACTTCCCCAAGTTTTCCATTTCGGGGGATCACTTTTGAAGGAACTTCAACTGGACAATTTGGAGCACCGCCATCCTCAGTTTTAACTTCTCCTTTGACCTTCG GAGTTCCAGCTGCCCCCGCAGAAACTTCTGGTACACCTGCAGCATTCACCAACCATATGCGTAACAATGCCTTTGGTTGGGGGCCTGGTGGAAGTGCACCTTCGTCTTTTTCACAGTCGTCAGGATTAAAGTTTGGGCCGTCTTCAAATTCTCTCTTTGGTACTATAGGGCTTATGACATCAACATCTGCTG GTACAAACATATCTGTTTCAAATGCTGGATCATTTAGTCTTGGTTCTACGAAACCTTGCAGTAGTCCGCAATTTTCATTTG GTCTGAATAAAGGAAGTAAGATCAAACCGTATGCAGCCACCAAGAATCCAGAGGATAGCAAAGAACAATTCCTTTCAATCTCTAGTATGCCCGTTTATAAAAGTAAATCTCATGAAGAATTGAGATGGGAGGATTATGAGCTTAAATCAGGAG GCACTCCTACTACTGTTTCGACAGGGTCATTTCCCTGTCCGGTTTCTCAGTTTCCGATATCAAACATAACTCCTACTGCTTTGAACCCTTTCTCCCCAAGTCCAATTCCGTCATTGAATTTCACTCCATCTAATCCTACTACTGCAGCTTCACTGTCAAATTCTGCCCCATCTAGCACCACAACACCAGTATTCACTCTCCCTTCATCGCCTTTTCAAACCCCTTCCTTTCCCAAACAAGATCCATCATCAAACTCAACTCCATCTACCAACATAACATCGGTGTTCAATCAACCCCCATCTTCTGTTCTGAATACTTCCTTTACTAGTCTAACCCCATTATCAAATTCAAATCCATGGCCGTTCACTCAGCTATCAACACTCAACTCCATCCCGGCTAACCCTCTTAATCTAATTCCGCCCTCAACGTCAACTCCTAGCTTCACTAAACCCACCGACAGTGGAAATTCTGTTCCCAATACTTCCTTTCCTACTCCAAACCCATCATTCAATTTTACAGCACCATCACTCATCCAACCCTCAACTTCAAATCCATGGGCGTTAACTCAGCCATCAACACTCACTGAAACTGGAAAGAGCCAAATAAAT CCAGCACCATCGGCTTTGGCATCCTATAATTCTCCAG GCAACCATGGTGGTTCGACTGACAAGGCGGTTGACTGCATTATAGCTGTTAAAGATCCTTTCGGGCCTCAATCTGTATCCTCTCACCCTTTGACAGATTATTGCATCTGCTCTCCATTGATTCAAAATGGAATATCTGGCATGCCT GTGATTGATAAACCAGCAACAACCAGAGTTTCATCTCTCGTTACCTCAAGACATATCCCTCAACGACCATTGACAATGCGTGCCAGGAAATACAATCCCAAAAGTGATGGGCCAAAG GTTCCGTTCTTTGATCACATTGATGAAACACCGAGTACCCAAAAGGAGTCTACTTTTATTATTCCAAGGGAGAATCCCAGGTCGGTGTTTGAGGCTACCCCTAATCTGTCCGGTGTCAGCTGTGTCAAAGCCGCCATCACTGATGCATCTACTTCGCTACATGATCTTAGACTCAAATCTAAGACAGACGAAGCTAGCAGTTCCACGCCCTGCAACTTGGAGAGTCAAAAATCAGTTAACGAGAAATGGCAACAGGTCAATCCATCAGCATCAGTGCCAAAACTCCAACGACCTGATTATTACACACAGCCATCAATCCAGGAACTACTATCAGCTGAAAGCAATGACCCTGGATTTTGCAGTCATGTACAGGATTTTGTGGTGGGCCGACACGGGTATGGAGAGGTTAAGTTCGAAGGGGAGACAGATGTACGTGGGCTGGACCTTGATGCTCTTGTATCCTTCAATAAGCGGGAGGTTATCGTCTATGAGGACGAGCATGAGAAACCCGAGATTGGAGAAGGCCTTAATAAGCAGGCCGAGGTTACTCTCCTGAACGTAAAGTGCAGTGACAAGACAGGAAAAGAATACAAGAGTGGGAAGATGGTCGATAAGTTTTTGGAGAAGCTGAAGAAAGTGGCTGAAGAACAGGGAGCTGAGTTTGTGTCCTATGATGCTGTTAATGGTGTGTGGAAGTTTCAGGTTCAGCATTTCTAG